Genomic window (Gadus chalcogrammus isolate NIFS_2021 chromosome 3, NIFS_Gcha_1.0, whole genome shotgun sequence):
GAGAGTTGAACGTTACAGAAAACACGTCCAGGACGAACTCAAATCACCGGGGATGTCTAATCATTAAGAGATTATTGTAGCTAGGCctaagtttaaaaaaaagatcCCACCAAACTGTAATGGTGAGTGTTTTTTCGGAACAtcaatttttttaaacatcaaTGTTTCGGGAACCTAAGAGATTCTTGACAGGTACGGGTAAATCAAGGACAGCATGGCCTCGTTTGGGACATTCTGGCTGCTTCTGGCGGTCTCATTTCAAGGCGCCCATAGCCTTCCTGCAGGTACATGTCATTcattttaataattaataaaaaaaactttcccCCCCTTATTCCAAATAGGCCTATTAAATTAGCCACTGCTTCTCTATAGTAATTACTTGAAGTCTTATGACAGTATTTTATTGAGATAGTTGTGTTAACATATGGATAGGATTAATTTAATATCTAATTCAGTTAGACGGAGACCTAACAGTTTAATTATTTCTCCATTGAcaggttgtttattttttattgtttaatggAAATCTTAGGTTTCAAACTCCCACCTGCATATTGCTTGATGTCAAGGAACATTAATGACCTATAGGCAAGCCTTCCCTTTTGTAAATGATTACACAGTCGATTATACACTCTCACTTTTCTCCAATAGTACTTTTTTCTGGTCAGATTAGGACCATATTTGCGAATGCTTGGTACTGGTTGTCTTTCTTAAAAAATGAGGATGTGTAAAGTTTTTtctaacaaatatatatattcaccagGGAGTACACCTGGGCTTATGTACATTCCCCTAATTCTAATTTGCATAAGGTGCCCTCAGGTTTTTAATTCCAACTCTTATAAAACACAAAAGCAGCACCTTTTTACAAAGTGAGGAACCTCTAACCACAGAGGCCAGTTTCAACCGcccactttattatttattgaatgCTTCAGTGTGAACCGCCTACCTGCTTATTGTTCATTGGTTCATTCCAATGTCAACTGCCCACCTTCTTATGTTTATTGGTTCGCTCCAGTGTCAAACACCAACCTGCTTATTGTTCATTGGTTAGCTCCAGTGTCAACTCCCCACCTGCGCAGCATGGAGAGCTTCATCAGCGCCGTGGAGCAGGTGGAACAGTCCAACCCCTCCCTGACCCCGCTGGCCCTGGTCAGAGCCTTACGGAGGATCGCAGGCCACGACGACCCACTCACCGTGCACTACCTCGGTGCCTCCAACCGCCTCCCCGTCCTCTCGGCCACCCTGGACCAGGCCATCCTGaacgcctcctccttcagcttctTCGACAAGGCCGTGCACCACATTGTGACGGACCagggggaggagcggggggTGGTGCTGGCCCCGGACGGCACCACGGTGGCCCTGGCTCCCCTGCTGCTGGGCATCGAGGCGGGGCTGAGGGCCCgggaggcggaggtgggggcGGAGACAGAGCAGGAGGGCGGAGCGTCCGGCGTGGCGGCCTTTGGGGTCTTCCCCCTCACCCTGGGAAGGTCTCTGGGCCTGTCCTTCCTCAGCCTGCAGGACTTCTCGGCCGACCTGCGTCTCGGGCCCGGCGGCTGCTGGGACAGCGTGGAGCAGCCCAGGGTGTTCCGGCTGTCCCGGACGcccaccctggccaccgacGCCCTGATCAACGGGGGTATGGACGGGGCCATCCTGGGCACCGCCCTCGGCAACCTGTCGCGGgccgccccgccgccgccgccgaccaGGCTCAGCGCCACGCTGAGGGGGTACTACGGCTACGTGCTGAACGAGGGCCGCggcctggaggagctgaggggcCATGCCAGCGCCAAGCGGCGGCAGAGCTCCAGGAGCCTGCTGGAGCCGCTGGACCCCGAGAGGCAGGTGATGGAGACGCTGGTGATGGTGTGGAAGCTGGAGAAGACGGAGTGGATCGCCCTGGACGACGGCGTTGAGGTGTCGGTGAAGGAGGGGCTGAAGGCCTTCACTCACATGTACTGGGGTAAGAGCTGCCCCTGCGATCCACCCCCGAGGTAAACAGTGGGGAATAACTACGGCAAGCATGCAGGAGTGTTGTATATAAAtggtaaatatatatagaaaaaaaatgaTACCCATACACCACTCcttagtgtatatatatatatatatatatatatatatatacctgtacatttaaaaaataaatttatATAAAATAGGAATTGCCAATATGcccacaatataaaaaaaaagaaacaagaaatAAATGTTATACCTACAGTGAGACAGGGTTTACCAACTAATCAATTATGGAGGTTTTGTTAAGATATCAAGTAAAAATGATTTTCTTTGTCAATAACGTTATAACGTAATACTTTTGGGGCTCTCTTCCACAAATGAATATCAACCCCTGGTTCTTAGTCAAAGGTCTTGCCCTGTCTTTTGGCCAATGCATCGGGCCACCAGATTCCACTGTCACACCTGTCCTTTGTGTTAGTGCTAATCAACCTCTCCAAATAGTTGAGTCCCCCTACACAGGGGGGGGAGTCACACTTTTACCTCCCAGTGCCCGGACCACTCACCCTCCGTCTTGGGTCTTCCCTGTGCGCAGACTGCCCTCCCATTATCTCTCGGTGCCAGTGGGGAGCGGAGGTCATCCGAGGCACTCACTCGCCTCTGTCCCCCCCGCTGCCCTACCTCTACATCCATCACACCTACCAGCCCTCGACGCCCTGCCTGTCCTTCCCAGCCTGCTCCAGAGACATGAGGGCCATGCAGCGCTTCCATCAGGACGAGCGGGGCTGGAAAGACATCGGATACAGGTACAACCCTCCTTCATCGTTGATAGAATGCACGTCTGGAACCGCTTGGTGAACATTGAGTGAATTGAGAGCCGTCCTATCACGGCACTTGATTTGGGTATTGAACGAAAGGGCCACTGTTTGCATgaattataaaatacataaccCAACAGCAACATGTTAATAGTTTCCTATAGTTCAACACAACTATACTACATCTATGCCTTGTGAAGAAcataatttatgtatttttttgttatccCCCTCCAAGCTTTGTGGTGGGCTCTGATGGCTATGTTTACGAGGGCAGAGGATGGCATAACCGCGGGGCGCACACTAGGGATCGCAATTCCGTCGGCTACGGCGTGGCGATCATCGGCAACTACATATCCACTCTGCCTTCGCGCTACTCCATGGACCTGCTGCGCCACCGTCTGGTACAGTGTGCGGTCGACGGGGGGAGACTGGCTGTAAACTATACCCTACTGGGACACCGTCAAGTGGTGAATACCTCCTGCCCTGGCGACGCCTTCTATTCGGAAATCAGTACCTGGGATCGCTTCGGGAAATGATAGGATCCAAAAGCAAAACCATTCACAAACATAATGTCCCTTATGTTACCTTACCATTGAAAACCATATGGTAATTTATATGATTGATTAAATGTCATCTCTGAAGTCTCCAAGTGGTTATCTTTTATATCCATGGTCATGGACTATGTTTTCCATTCAATTGCTAGCATTTTGTGTCTTCGTTTTAAGCTTCTTTTTAATGGTCAAAAATAATTTACGTTAGGGTAGTCGATCAGGGAGAATTGATGCGGAAAAGAGGAAGGCTGACACTATAAAGCATGCGGAGAGGTTTGAAAACTTGAAGTGCATAAATGGCAGACGAAGGTAATAATTTGTATTTCATAGGAAAAGTCTGGTTCACTTGAACCATAATGTCTTTATGAATTTAACGAATGACACGTCTAGGGAAATTGAGGCCTAGATTATTACCGGTAGTAACGAGGCATGACGGTGGAAACACCGCGCCACGATGATGAGATCTGGGAAATATACGACTCCGGTGATACTTTGGATCATAGCAGATATTAATAGCCTACCGTCGATTTACTCAAGCTCCTCAATCATGAGTGATGGCAATAGATCTGGTCCATTTGGGAGGCAAAACGTTGTAGGCTACTTCTAAGTTGTTTCAGTGTAACAGTGCCACCCCATGGCCAATATTTCCTCACTACAATATTTTGTTACTCGTTTTTAATACAACCCCGGATAGAACTCTAACCCTAATACCcagtggcgaacttagccctttgggTGCTCCAGGCAaacagtcatttgggggcccctgcatctaccggtctcagtaccttatatcgcataatgagatactccatacaagggatgaacaaaagtcactatccttctttcatgcaaatgttaattatctatttacaaattgaaaataacatacaaaacaataagattagttatgttgacacattacactgactgttaaccttaagtcctcatttacctgagggtttccagaaaccactactggaaacccactgatagctgcttccagctatcactatatttcctgtgctcttcagacctttcatggttgattagatgcattgcGAGGTTATTCTAGCctttaaatccttcctcactcagttttttttgttttccagaaaggcaacaacaaaagcaaaaaacacggtcTGCACGGTCTCTCACTGtagactaaccaagacctgttcaccctctcaccatttttcattactatgtaatagtatgcttttgtgaatctgcggcccttgggccagagtgcttggtcatccacaagaatatgtgtgcacctgcccaagacacagcagcttgggccagagtgctgggtcatccacaagaatatgtgtctcgcagtcattgttatcgttattgtcatcaatttcaataaccaaagtggaagaaggagagtgagaaatattcactaccagttgtgcatcatctccgtcagtttgttgacacacgtcattagcatcgctgctggctgagccagagccacttggaatgaaaggagcagtaacgtgacagcaaacgacgttgacggctgctcttgatccgccgacggtcccgctgccactgcggtggctgtaaaacagctggatagctttggcagctttgaaagaaagtcctgcctttggtctttcttcttctttttatttgatcccgctttcgtacgatcgctt
Coding sequences:
- the pglyrp2 gene encoding N-acetylmuramoyl-L-alanine amidase, whose translation is MASFGTFWLLLAVSFQGAHSLPAAPVSTPHLRSMESFISAVEQVEQSNPSLTPLALVRALRRIAGHDDPLTVHYLGASNRLPVLSATLDQAILNASSFSFFDKAVHHIVTDQGEERGVVLAPDGTTVALAPLLLGIEAGLRAREAEVGAETEQEGGASGVAAFGVFPLTLGRSLGLSFLSLQDFSADLRLGPGGCWDSVEQPRVFRLSRTPTLATDALINGGMDGAILGTALGNLSRAAPPPPPTRLSATLRGYYGYVLNEGRGLEELRGHASAKRRQSSRSLLEPLDPERQVMETLVMVWKLEKTEWIALDDGVEVSVKEGLKAFTHMYWDCPPIISRCQWGAEVIRGTHSPLSPPLPYLYIHHTYQPSTPCLSFPACSRDMRAMQRFHQDERGWKDIGYSFVVGSDGYVYEGRGWHNRGAHTRDRNSVGYGVAIIGNYISTLPSRYSMDLLRHRLVQCAVDGGRLAVNYTLLGHRQVVNTSCPGDAFYSEISTWDRFGK